One genomic segment of Acidobacteriota bacterium includes these proteins:
- a CDS encoding aminotransferase class I/II-fold pyridoxal phosphate-dependent enzyme, whose translation MTRPLDLSAEELARAAAEIARLISERHVAREADPGVVIPRVDPEALRAALHTPLPAEPTSIDRLLEEIRDRIIPSGRRNDSPRFFGYVCSGGSDVGALGDFLASGINQNVTAWRSSPSGTELERVVVDWLRRILGLPEGTDGLLLGGGSSATLTALAAARDAKAGADVSQGGMITLGRPMTLYATDEVHMSVPRAASLLGIGRDGVRVLPSRPDFTFDLTALRERIREDREDGAVPFCVVANAGSTNTGAVDPLRDLAVICREEGLWLHVDAAYGGFAALSPDLRRRLDGIEEADSVAIDPHKWLHVPFDCGALLVRDQAALRAPYTEVGEYARSGETGPRTSYTFFERSPELSRRFRALKLWMILRYYGTSSLREMVEQDVSVAGHLAAMVDAADELERLAPAPLSVVCFRYAPPGMDEPSLDGINREILRRVQLDAVVYPTHAELRGRFAIRACILNPRTRPSDVDLLVAEVLRHGRELKG comes from the coding sequence GTGACGAGACCCCTGGACCTTTCGGCGGAAGAGCTGGCGCGCGCCGCGGCGGAGATCGCCCGGCTCATTTCCGAGCGGCACGTCGCGAGGGAGGCTGACCCCGGCGTCGTCATCCCCCGCGTCGATCCCGAGGCGCTCCGCGCGGCGCTCCATACCCCGCTCCCCGCGGAGCCGACGTCGATCGATCGGCTCCTCGAGGAGATCCGCGACCGGATCATCCCATCCGGCCGGCGCAACGACTCGCCGCGCTTCTTCGGGTACGTCTGCTCGGGGGGAAGCGACGTGGGGGCGCTCGGCGACTTCCTCGCCTCCGGCATCAACCAGAACGTCACCGCGTGGAGATCCTCCCCGTCGGGAACGGAGCTCGAGCGGGTGGTGGTGGACTGGCTGAGGCGCATTCTGGGCCTTCCGGAGGGAACGGACGGACTGCTGCTGGGCGGCGGATCGAGCGCGACGCTCACCGCGCTCGCCGCGGCGAGGGACGCGAAGGCCGGAGCCGACGTCTCGCAGGGGGGAATGATCACGCTCGGGCGGCCGATGACGCTGTACGCCACCGACGAGGTCCACATGTCGGTGCCGAGGGCCGCGTCGCTCCTGGGGATCGGCCGGGACGGCGTCCGGGTGCTGCCCAGTCGCCCGGATTTCACGTTCGACCTCACCGCCCTGCGCGAGCGGATTCGAGAGGATCGGGAGGACGGCGCCGTTCCATTCTGCGTCGTCGCGAACGCGGGGAGCACGAACACGGGGGCGGTGGACCCGCTGCGCGATCTGGCGGTGATCTGCCGCGAGGAGGGGCTCTGGCTTCATGTCGACGCGGCGTACGGCGGCTTCGCCGCGTTGAGCCCGGATCTCCGCCGCCGTCTCGACGGCATCGAGGAGGCCGATTCCGTCGCCATCGACCCGCACAAGTGGCTCCACGTTCCGTTCGACTGCGGCGCCCTCCTCGTCCGGGACCAGGCGGCGCTCCGGGCGCCGTACACCGAGGTCGGCGAGTACGCCCGTTCAGGGGAGACGGGGCCGCGGACCTCGTACACGTTTTTCGAGCGAAGCCCCGAGCTCTCGCGGCGCTTCCGCGCCCTGAAGCTCTGGATGATCCTGCGCTACTACGGGACCTCGAGCCTCCGCGAGATGGTGGAGCAGGACGTGTCGGTCGCCGGGCACCTGGCCGCTATGGTCGACGCCGCAGACGAGCTCGAGCGGCTCGCCCCCGCCCCGCTGAGCGTCGTCTGCTTCCGCTACGCACCTCCGGGGATGGACGAGCCATCCCTCGACGGGATCAACCGCGAGATCCTCCGGCGCGTTCAGCTCGACGCGGTCGTCTACCCGACCCACGCGGAGCTTCGCGGGCGCTTCGCGATCCGCGCGTGCATCCTGAACCCGCGGACCCGCCCGTCGGATGTCGATCTCCTCGTGGCTGAGGTCCTCCGGCACGGCCGCGAGCTCAAGGGC